In Oncorhynchus clarkii lewisi isolate Uvic-CL-2024 chromosome 16, UVic_Ocla_1.0, whole genome shotgun sequence, one genomic interval encodes:
- the LOC139368294 gene encoding proline-rich protein 12-like — protein MDRNYPGTGFGDLGAGWSYERSAKASLVYGSSRSSHPESELLHRQAYGTPHPLQGYATNHHPGSSGQGGAWGAGRSLGLSGLFDTGLHHASPSGPDASVMNLISALESQRGPQPQPSASSLLSQFRTPSWQTAMHTPAPAELFISGSGSFPSSSALSAYQHPASFSSRSFPTLQDTPTFSPTSNGLLSPHDPLLHIKGPAQSSLGFDRLLSSQGAAAAYRGAQDSTGAASSAQASSALHIQSHQFNLLSSQLQDQSSQLYNASVFSSAQAQAQAQAQAQSNSVQERAVPRQDSVIKHYQRPTPSQSQLSSSAAHSLQQYLSCGGAGYQQIAHPRHAGLSCSPLGDQSPSSDHKASSRTEQVYRPIIQPPYSSSSSAVGKGAKSNSSSGYSSASSVSSSRTPHTPPSASSTSSTSSSSSSASGAHPSNSIPPSSSSSGPSRQQPPTQSAPPAPQQQQPPPTSSSSAQQPLPKHRLSSYSSPAPLVKPPTAALAGQTPPQPQTQSYSPSQPPLSHLPQSYGGFSSPQAQDLSSSGVRKGYGSLGGQSQSYSADVVYGTDSAYGSLPSSLGGEGSPSIGYGPGHSPALLRSGGPSGGGTSGGGGSSSSGGGTSGSGGGGGATSSMVNESGGGGGGSYHIPESIPSPSANSGIIRPGLHSPAPACPTKTPGGTGSNKYISSVLSPTFMSSPQGYPDTRGPRPQSYHPNSSKTKSDPSSMLGVGSQRSQEDVDDDFLIQHLFQAHASPASQESHHHSQQQQSQQTAQQQAPPQPVSSTTDGGKGLSSYELGKSSEERCHLQSVIRTHSATSSTESGGGVTGLDRQLEMSLKKQQQQQQQRNDRRGGGRIGGRGSAEQSHPLLHHSLGSVVHYGRGDPYSLGPQHTSHPQQQHTASHAHLQSLTHMDPQKKPQERSELVYPRKTPEVQQQQHSQSQASATLMDSPTHQSRQTPHLLQSVLSHTTRNKMEPHQQQQHSVSQQQAMMDGAGGRMGPNKHQTPTQQASQLQLQLQSQALEAAVAATHYSHGPPQQDQSQSKQQQQSSVVSSLDMLECSLSQTSSTDGGGVEGRRVGGSGGGSGECRMQQEQQRLSSHHPQHSEVHSLLSEPDMCLSASSQVHHLPQHHQQQQHPNSHHQQSHSGHHSQGHAHPLSNHLPPPSASTHSQQQKSQSHPSQLTLGQQVQLDQQQRSEQHPFDTVSPVEKSGGQSQNHFVPLTSICFPDSLLQDEDRSFFPGMEDMFCSDDYSKSSCTGGSAGPMQGEMNKEGPGDGHEEAMKANSGGGSGGGSGRASYDMHGHHGSDQGYVQYCHGLSESGSSTMDLDSLKTHELPSTVNTEQLGLIQLQGPGGMGVTGPGKLSSSPGGGAGGTGVSPGGLTSPIFCSSRPKKLLKSSSFHLLKERRDPNTLPKKSYAQEYEFEDDEDKDNQPADIRLNSRRLPDLLPDLVSSCRKTGVGAGGGGTLSPLMGDLNFYHTTGYPPLGPPPQLMSQDMVKKRGRKPTKQKREGPPRPRGRPRIRPQPEQHTPCEMLTGEMGGGTGVGGGNGGGMEGKLGRDRGGGCRVRRNDMFMEMTRKDHMQQHHHQQQQHQLHHQAPQHQEPIPPLKIKLPIGSMSSSDDLLRIDSLSGTDPALSDGSVGSAPSLGLSPGPPCGGTDSNRTQNKSKQNSQMLSDGVDGEGMDGRVDEKDSESKAGFMASFMDFLKSGKRPQGLEMPVGMESGHGDTSPLKCGGLCPLSPVPPPFGEGEGNGGLALVGCPSPCKRTLDDELKRNLETLPSFSSDEEDSVGKNQDLQKSISSAISALYDTPQLAFQPPPPPPPQSQPQPRQAQHTSTLLQPPTLSPQTPSHTPHTQLQAAEPAVLQREDREMEENDDDEEERKMGGGGNESEVKVMEEEAPEFETLGAHKLEASLPESQEAPVAPPPPSASPAQSFSPSPPPSPLPPLSLPSSPLPPQEAAQQQKSQPLSPLPPFNPSPLHPVHATLPLYPSPLHPASATLPLSSPLPQSSPATDIPKYSPEPRASPEEAPASQVTSLHVAQKQEDAAIAGESEEDESESGGEGIFRERDEFVVRVEDIATMKLALKTGREPPPIWRVQKALLQKFSPEIKDGERQFCATSNYLGYFGDAKRRYQRLYVKFLENVNKKDYVRVCSRRPWHRPSGLRRQALPKIASPPPTTLTPPRAEREQRVAPLREPVQREPRERTRAKNEQRENATAGLKEKQREKERRVQLSQEKPEKRAAAVATMERGKGKEEKKGGVEKEKMECPPKSKPAKVKAEPPLKKRKKWLKEVPSSSDSDSSEEAASEDEMPVRGGVNNRAMREMFRSYVEMLVSTALDPDMIQALEDTDDELYLPGMRKIDGIIVEQKRRLMRRVNMGTQHQDALHMYPQMAGDPLDSGTVRVRFSGEGYNRKTLNRVKKSLPKPQDLKLSTESCRIYSLYHSLHHYKYHTFLHCKKETNTIEQAAEDPGQEEVVQQCMANHGWLDTLFNSFIELLTLSTKA, from the exons GTCTCTCTGGACTATTTGACACAGGTCTGCACCACGCCAGCCCCTCTGGCCCAGATGCCTCAGTCATGAATCTGATCTCTGCTCTTGAGTCCCAGCGGGGTCCCCAGCCTCAACCCTCCGCCTCCTCCCTGCTTTCCCAGTTCCGCACTCCGTCCTGGCAGACAG CGATGCACACCCCTGCCCCTGCCGAGCTCTTCATCTCCGGCTCGggctccttcccctcttcctctgccCTCTCGGCCTATCAGCACCCAGCCTCCTTCTCCAGCCGCTCCTTCCCCACCCTCCAGGACACTCCCACGTTCAGCCCTACCTCCAATGGACTCCTCTCCCCCCACGACCCTCTTCTACACATTAAGGGTCCCGCCCAGTCCAGCCTGGGCTTCGACcgcctcctgtcctctcagggCGCCGCCGCAGCCTACCGTGGTGCCCAGGACTCCACAGGCGCCGCCTCCTCCGCCCAAGCTTCGTCGGCGCTACACATCCAGTCCCACCAGTTCAACCTGCTGTCCTCCCAGCTGCAGGACCAGTCCTCCCAGTTGTACAACGCCTCAGTGTTCTCCTCAGCCCAAGCTCAGGCTCAGGCCCAAGCTCAAGCCCAATCTAACTCGGTCCAGGAGAGGGCTGTGCCCCGGCAGGACAGCGTAATCAAGCACTACCAGCGGCCCACGCCGTCCCAGTCACAGCTCTCCTCCTCGGCAGCCCACTCCCTACAGCAGTACCTCAGCTGCGGAGGAGCCGGGTACCAGCAGATAGCCCACCCCCGGCATGCCGGCCTCTCCTGCAGCCCCCTGGGTGACCAGAGTCCCTCCTCGGACCACAAGGCCTCTTCCCGGACAGAACAGGTTTATCGGCCAATCATCCAGCCCCCTTACTCGTCCTCCTCTTCAGCAGTGGGGAAGGGCGCCAAGAGCAACTCTAGCAGCGGCTACTCCTCGGCCAGCTCGGTGTCCTCCTCCCGCACCCCTCACACGCCCCCTTCTGCATCCTCCACTTCTTcgacctcctcttcttcctcctctgcctCGGGAGCCCACCCCTCCAACTCCATTCCCCCCTCCAGCTCTAGCTCGGGCCCCTCTAGACAGCAGCCTCCCACCCAGAGCGCTCCCCCAGCTCCCCAGCAGCAACAGCCCCCTCCAACCTCATCCTCGTCTGCCCAGCAGCCCTTACCCAAGCACAGGCTCTCGAGCTACAGCTCACCCGCACCCCTTGTGAAACCCCCCACCGCTGCCCTCGCAGGCCAAACCCCGCCGCAACCGCAGACCCAGTCATACTCACCCAGTcagccccctctctcccacctcccccaGTCATATGGCGGCTTCAGCTCCCCTCAGGCCCAAGACCTGAGCTCATCCGGGGTAAGAAAAGGTTATGGGAGCCTGGGAGGGCAAAGCCAGTCGTACTCTGCGGATGTGGTATACGGGACTGACTCTGCTTACggttccctcccctcctctctaggCGGAGAGGGAAGTCCGTCAATAGGTTACGGCCCAGGCCACTCCCCCGCCCTTTTACGGTCGGGTGGGCCGTCTGGGGGTGGAACCTCAGGAGGCGGTGGTAGTAGCAGCTCAGGAGGTGGGACTTCTGgctcaggaggaggaggaggagccacGAGCAGTATGGTAAATGAGAGTGGAGGTGGCGGAGGAGGGTCTTACCATATCCCTGAGTCGATCCCCTCCCCGTCGGCCAACTCTGGGATCATCCGTCCAGGGTTGCACTCCCCTGCCCCTGCCTGCCCCACCAAGACCCCAGGAGGAACGGGCTCCAACAAATACAtctcctctgtcctttcccccACCTTCATGTCCTCCCCTCAGGGCTACCCTGACACCAGAGGCCCTCGGCCCCAGTCCTACCACCCCAACTCCAGCAAGACCAAATCTGATCCCAGCAGCATGCTAGGTGTGGGCTCTCAGAGGTCTCAAGAGGACGTGGATGACGACTTCTTGATCCAGCACCTTTTCCAAGCCCACGCCAGTCCAGCGTCCCAGGAGTCCCATCACCACTCCCAGCAGCAACAATCTCAACAGACGGCCCAACAGCAGGCACCTCCACAGCCCGTCTCCTCCACCACAGATGGCGGCAAAGGGCTGTCTTCCTATGAGCTGGGAAAGAGCTCTGAGGAGAGGTGCCACCTCCAGAGCGTTATCCGCACTCACAGCGCCACCTCCAGCACCGAATCGGGCGGGGGGGTTACTGGCCTAGACAGGCAGCTGGAGATGTCTCTCAagaaacagcagcagcaacaacaacagaggaATGACAGACGAGGTGGTGGCAGGattggaggaagaggaagtgctGAGCAAAGtcaccccctcctccaccactctcTGGGATCAGTGGTGCACTACGGCCGTGGCGACCCATACTCCCTGGGCCCCCAACACACCTCCCACCCGCAGCAACAGCACACCGCCTCCCATGCCCACCTTCAATCCCTCACGCACATGGACCCGCAGAAGAAGCCACAGGAGCGCTCGGAGCTGGTGTACCCACGCAAGACCCCCGAGGTCCAGCAGCAACAACACTCTCAGTCTCAAGCCTCAGCTACCCTCATGGATTCCCCCACACACCAGTCTCGCCAAACGCCCCACCTGCTCCAGTCTGTGCTGTCCCACACCACCCGCAACAAGATGGAACcccatcagcagcagcagcattcgGTGAGCCAACAGCAAGCTATGATGGATGGAGCCGGAGGGCGAATGGGCCCGAATAAACACCAGACTCCGACCCAGCAGGCTTCCCAGCTTCAGCTACAACTCCAGTCCCAGGCTTTGGAGGCCGCAGTGGCGGCCACTCACTACAGCCACGGACCTCCTCAGCAGGACCAGAGCCAGTCCAAGCAACAACAGCAGAGCTCGGTGGTGTCCTCCCTGGACATGCTGGAGTGCTCGCTCTCCCAGACCTCCAGTACGGatggagggggagtggaggggaggagagtaggagggagtggtggagggagCGGAGAGTGCCGCATGCAACAAGAGCAGCAGAGGCTCTCGTCCCACCACCCTCAACACTCAGAGGTCCACTCATTACTCTCTGAGCCTGACATGTGCTTATCCGCCTCCTCGCAAGTGCACCACCTCCCCCAGCACCATCAACAACAGCAACACCCCAACTCACACCACCAGCAAAGCCACTCAGGGCACCACTCCCAAGGCCATGCTCACCCCCTGTCCAACCACTTGCCCCCTCCCTCAGCTTCCACCCACTCACAGCAACAGAAGTCCCAGTCCCATCCTTCCCAGCTCACCCTGGGCCAGCAGGTCCAATTGGACCAGCAACAGCGCTCTGAGCAGCACCCGTTTGACACAGTCAGCCCTGTGGAGAAAAGCGGAGGCCAGAGCCAGAATCACTTCGTCCCACTCACCTCCATCTGCTTCCCGGACTCGCTCCTGCAAGACGAGGACCGCTCCTTCTTCCCTGGCATGGAGGACATGTTCTGCTCGGACGACTACTCCAAGTCGAGCTGCACCGGAGGAAGCGCAGGCCCAATGCAGGGGGAGATGAACAAAGAGGGACCAGGAGATGGCCATGAGGAGGCCATGAAGGCTAATTCAGGTGGAGGAAGTGGAGGGGGAAGCGGAAGAGCCAGCTACGACATGCATGGCCACCACGGCAGCGACCAGGGCTACGTGCAGTACTGCCACGGTCTCTCCGAGTCAGGCagcagcaccatggacctggacTCCCTTAAGACCCACGAGCTGCCCTCCACCGTCAATACGGAGCAGCTGGGCCTGATCCAGTTGCAGGGCCCCGGAGGCATGGGTGTCACTGGCCCGGGGAAATTGTCCTCGAGTCCAGGCGGGGGTGCTGGCGGTACTGGTGTCAGTCCTGGAGGCCTCACCTCACCCATCTTCTGCTCTTCGCGCCCTAAGAAGCTACTCAAGTCGAGCTCGTTCCATCTGCTCAAAGAGCGCCGGGACCCCAACACGCTGCCCAAGAAGAGCTACGCGCAGGAGTACGAGTTCGAGGATGACGAGGACAAGGACAACCAGCCGGCAGACATCCGCCTGAACAGCCGCCGGCTCCCCGACCTCCTCCCTGACCTGGTCTCCAGTTGTCGTAAGACAGGAGTTGGGGCTGGAGGAGGAGGCACGCTCAGCCCCCTCATGGGAGACCTTAACTTCTACCACACGACAGGCTACCCCCCCCTCGGCCCCCCTCCCCAGCTCATGTCCCAGGACATGGTCAAGAAGAGGGGCCGTAAGCCCACCAAGCAAAAGAGAGAGGGGCCTCCCAGGCCCAGGGGTAGGCCTCGCATTCGCCCGCAGCCAGAGCAGCACACGCCCTGCGAAATGTTGACCGGTGAGATGGGAGGAGGAACCGGAGTAGGAGGGGGTaatggaggaggaatggagggtaaACTGGGCAGGGATCGTGGTGGTGGATGCCGGGTGAGGAGAAATGACATGTTTATGGAGATGACTAGGAAGGACCACATGCAGCAACACCACCATCAGCAACAACAGCATCAGCTCCACCACCAGGCTCCACAGCATCAGGAGCCCATACCACCTCTCAAG ATCAAACTGCCCATCGGCTCCATGTCCTCTTCCGACGACCTGCTGAGGATAGACTCTCTGTCTGGTACAGACCCCGCTCTGTCGGACGGCTCGGTGGGCTCGGCACCCTCCCTTGGCCTGAGTCCCGGACCCCCGTGCGGAGGGACAGACTCCAACAGGACCCAGAACAAGAGCAAGCAGAACAGCCAAATGCTGAGTGATGGAGTGGACGGAGAGGGGATGGATGGAAGG gtggaTGAGAAGGATTCGGAATCCAAGGCGGGCTTCATGGCCTCCTTCATGGACTTCCTCAAGTCGGGAAAGAGACCTCAGGGCTTGGAAATGCCTGTGGGAATGGAATCAGGACATGGTGACACCTCACCTCTCAAATGTGGCGGTCTCTGTCCCTTGTCCCCAGTGCCGCCTCCATTCGGGGAGGGTGAGGGCAACGGCGGCCTGGCCCTGGTTGGCTGCCCCAGCCCCTGCAAGCGCACCCTGGATGACGAGCTGAAGAGGAACCTGGAGACGCTGCCCTCGTTCTCCTCGGATGAGGAGGATTCGGTGGGCAAGAACCAGGACCTGCAGAAGAGCATCTCCTCAGCCATCTCGGCTCTCTATGATACACCGCAGCTGGCCTTCCAGccgcctcctcctcccccaccccagTCCCAACCCCAACCCAGGCAGGCCCAGCACACATCGACCCTTCTGCAGCCCCCCACCCTCAGCCCCCAGACCCCCTCACACACCCCTCACACCCAGCTCCAGGCGGCCGAGCCGGCTGTACTACAGCGAGAGGACCGGGAGATGGAGgagaatgatgatgatgaggaagagaggaagatgggaggagggggTAATGAGAGTGAAGTGAAGGTTATGGAAGAGGAGGCGCCAGAGTTTGAAACACTTGGTGCACACAAATTAGAAG CTTCCCTCCCAGAGTCCCAGGAGGCACCAGTCGCACCCCCACCTCCCTCCGCCTCCCCCGCtcaatccttctctccctctcccccgcctTCCCccttacctcccctctctctcccttcatcaccCCTGCCGCCACAAGAAGCAGCACAACAGCAGAAGTCCCAACCTCTGAGCCCCCTCCCTCCTTTCAATCCCTCCCCTCTTCATCCTGTTCACgcaaccctccctctctatccctcccctcttcATCCTGCTTctgccactctccctctctcctccccgctTCCTCAGTCATCCCCGGCCACGGATATCCCCAAGTACTCACCGGAGCCCCGCGCGTCCCCGGAAGAAGCCCCTGCCTCTCAGGTCACCTCGCTGCACGTGGCTCAGAAGCAGGAGGATGCCGCCATCgctggagagagcgaggaggatgAGAGCGAGAGCGGAGGTGAAGGCATTTTCCGAGAGAGGGACGAGTTTGTGGTGCGTGTGGAAGACATTGCAACTATgaag CTGGCCCTGAAGACCGGTCGAGAGCCTCCCCCCATCTGGAGGGTGCAGAAAGCCCTGCTGCAGAAGTTCAGCCCTGAGATCAAGGACGGAGAGAGGCAGTTCTGTGCCACCAGCAAC TATCTGGGCTATTTTGGAGATGCCAAGAGGCGGTACCAGCGCCTGTACGTCAAGTTCCTGGAGAATGTTAACAAGAAGGACTACGTGAGAGTGTGCTCTCGACGACCCTGGCACAGACCATCTGGACTGAG GCGACAGGCCCTCCCCAAAATAGCGTCCCCGCCTCCCACCACCCTGACCCCGCCTCGAGCCGAGAGGGAGCAGCGAGTAGCACCGCTGCGTGAGCCAGTGCAGCGCGAACCGAGGGAGAGAACAAGGGCAAAGAACGAACAGCGAGAAAATGCGACCGCGGGGTTgaaagagaagcagagggagaaggagaggagggtgcaACTATCTCAGGAGAAGCCTGAGAAACGGGCCGCCGCGGTGGCAACGATGGAACGAGGGaaggggaaagaggagaagaaaggaggagtggagaaagagaagaTGGAGTGCCCTCCCAAGTCAAAGCCAGCCAAGGTCAAGGCAGAGCCTCCTCTGAAAAAGAGGAAGAAGTGGCTGAAGGAGGTCCCCTCTTCATCTGATTCAGACTCGTCCGAGGAGGCAGCCAGTGAGGATGAGA TGCCAGTGCGAGGTGGGGTGAACAACCGGGCCATGCGCGAGATGTTCAGGAGCTATGTGGAGATGCTGGTCAGCACGGCCCTGGACCCCGACATGATCCAAGCCCTGGAGGATACAGACG ATGAGCTGTACCTCCCCGGGATGAGGAAGATTGACGGCATCATTGTGGAACAGAAGAGGAGGCTGATGAGGAGAGTTAACATGGGTACTCAGCACCAG